Proteins from a single region of Flavobacterium sp. YJ01:
- a CDS encoding carboxyl transferase domain-containing protein, with the protein MDLNFNKNEDHNKLLLSELKQKFAKVKLGGGEKRIEKLHAEGKMTARERIAYLLDENAKSIEVGGFAGEGMYPEHGGCPSGGVVVKIGYIKGKQCIVVANDATVKAGAWFPITGKKNLRAQEIAMENRLPIIYLVDSAGVYLPMQDEIFPDKEHFGRIFRNNAQMSSMGITQIAAVMGSCVAGGAYLPIMSDEALIVDKTGSIFLAGSYLVKAAIGETIDNETLGGATTHCEISGVTDYKAKDDKDALDKIKNIVDKIGDFDKAGYSRIKSEKPALEPNDIYGILPKARTEQYDMMEIIKRLVDNSEFEAYKDGYGQSLITGYARIDGWAVGIVANQRKVVKTKKGEMQFGGVIYSDSADKATRFIANCNQKKIPLVFLQDVTGFMVGSKSEHGGIIKDGAKMVNAVSNSVVPKFTVIVGNSYGAGNYAMCGKAYDPRLIFAWPSAELAVMGGTQAAKVLAQIEASSLKAKGEMVDEEKETELFNKIKARYDEQTSPYYAASRLWTDAIIDPLDTRTWISMGIEAANHAPIQKPFNLGVIQV; encoded by the coding sequence ATGGATTTAAACTTCAATAAAAACGAAGATCACAATAAACTACTCCTTTCAGAATTAAAACAAAAATTTGCCAAAGTAAAATTGGGCGGCGGCGAAAAGCGAATCGAAAAACTGCATGCTGAAGGCAAAATGACCGCTCGCGAAAGAATTGCTTATTTATTGGATGAAAATGCTAAAAGTATTGAGGTTGGAGGTTTTGCTGGAGAAGGTATGTATCCAGAACACGGCGGTTGTCCGTCTGGAGGCGTCGTTGTAAAAATTGGATATATTAAAGGAAAACAATGCATTGTTGTTGCCAATGATGCTACTGTAAAAGCTGGAGCTTGGTTTCCAATTACGGGAAAGAAAAACCTTCGCGCACAGGAAATAGCCATGGAAAACCGACTTCCAATTATTTATCTTGTCGACAGCGCTGGAGTTTATCTTCCAATGCAGGATGAAATTTTTCCAGATAAAGAACATTTCGGACGTATTTTTAGAAATAATGCGCAAATGAGCAGTATGGGAATTACCCAAATTGCAGCCGTTATGGGAAGCTGTGTTGCGGGTGGTGCTTATCTTCCAATTATGAGTGACGAAGCTTTAATCGTTGACAAAACAGGAAGTATTTTCCTTGCGGGAAGTTATTTGGTAAAAGCAGCAATTGGCGAAACCATCGATAACGAAACTCTTGGCGGCGCTACAACTCATTGTGAAATTTCAGGTGTAACCGATTATAAAGCGAAAGACGACAAAGACGCTTTAGATAAAATTAAAAATATTGTAGATAAAATTGGTGATTTTGATAAAGCTGGTTACAGCCGAATCAAATCAGAAAAACCAGCTTTAGAGCCAAATGATATTTACGGAATTCTTCCAAAAGCCAGAACTGAACAATATGATATGATGGAAATCATTAAACGTTTGGTTGATAATTCAGAATTTGAAGCTTACAAAGACGGCTACGGACAATCACTAATTACCGGTTATGCCAGAATTGACGGTTGGGCAGTTGGAATTGTTGCCAATCAAAGAAAAGTGGTAAAAACAAAAAAGGGCGAAATGCAATTTGGAGGAGTAATTTATTCTGATAGCGCCGATAAAGCTACTCGTTTTATAGCAAATTGTAATCAGAAAAAAATTCCGTTGGTGTTTTTACAAGATGTTACTGGTTTTATGGTTGGTTCAAAGTCTGAACATGGCGGTATTATTAAAGACGGTGCTAAAATGGTAAATGCGGTGAGTAATTCTGTAGTTCCTAAATTTACCGTTATTGTCGGAAACTCTTATGGAGCCGGAAATTATGCCATGTGCGGAAAAGCGTATGATCCGAGATTGATTTTTGCGTGGCCAAGCGCTGAGTTAGCCGTTATGGGAGGAACTCAAGCCGCAAAAGTTTTAGCACAAATTGAAGCTTCTTCGCTTAAAGCGAAAGGAGAAATGGTTGATGAGGAGAAAGAAACTGAACTTTTCAATAAAATAAAGGCACGCTACGACGAACAAACTTCTCCTTACTATGCAGCTTCTAGATTGTGGACAGATGCTATCATCGATCCTTTAGATACTAGAACCTGGATCTCAATGGGAATCGAAGCTGCGAACCACGCTCCTATTCAAAAACCATTTAATTTGGGTGTAATTCAAGTTTAG